AAATCGGTGTTGCCGGTCAGGCCGGCGAAGGCCGATCCGTTGTTGTTCGACATCGAGGTGAAGGCGTAGAGCACCTCGGAGAAGCCGTGCGGCCCCGAGTTGTTCATCGAGTTGCGCGCCGTCGTCGTGGCCATGGCGATGCCGGTGAACGCGAGCGCGACCGACGGGGTGGCCAGGATGTAGAGGGCCGCGTACTTCATCTCGGCCGGGCGGATCTTCTTGCCCAGGTACTCGGGCGTGCGCCCGACCATCAGGCCCGCGACGAACACCGTCACGATCGCCAGGATCAGCATGCCGTACAGACCCGAACCGGTTCCGCCGGGCGCGATCTCGCCGAGCATCATGTTGAATATCGCCGTGCCGCCGCCGAGCGCCGTGTACGAGTCGTGCATCGAGTTCACGGCGCCGGTCGAGGTCAGGGTGCTGGTCGTGGCGAACAGGGTGCTGCCCGGCACGCCGAGGCGCACCTCCTTGCCGTTCATCGACGACCCGGCCACCGCCAGCGCGCTGCCCCAGTGCCGCTCCTCGGCCCAGGTCATGAACCCGGCGGAGGCGACCCAGATGATCCCCATCACCGACAGGATCACGTAGCCCTGCTTGTGCGAGCCGACCATCTTGCCGAAGGTGCGCGGCAGCGAGAACGCGATCATCAGCATGAGGTAGACCTCGAGCCAGTTCGTGAACCCGTTGGGGTTCTCGAACGGGTGCGCCGAGTTCGCGTTGAAGATCCCGCCGCCGTTGGTACCGAGCAGCTTGATGACCTCCTGCGACCCGGTAGCCCCCGTATACAGGCTCTGCGACCCGCCGGTGACGGTGTTCACCGTGGTCAGGTGGTTCGACAGCTCCTGCGGCAGGCCCGCGGCGATCAGCACGAGGCCGAGCACGACCGAGATCGGCAGCAGCAGGCGCAGGTTGAGCCGGGTCAGATCCACCCAGAAGTTGCCCAGACGGTCGGTCTTCGTGCGCACGAACCCGCGGATGAGGGCCGCCACGATGCAGATGCCGACAGCGGCGGAGACGAAGTTCTGCACCGCGAGGCCCAGGAACTGCGCGGTGTAGCCGAGGGTCGACTCACCGACGTAGTTCTGCCAGTTGGTGTTGGCGACGAAGGAGGCCGCGGTGTTGTAGGCGAGGTCCGCCTGCATCGGCGGCATCCCCAGCGACATCATCAGATGATCCTGGATGCGCAGGATCAGGTAGAGCAGCAGCATGCCGACCACGGAGATCGCCAGCACCGAGCGGATGTAGACCGGCCAGGTCTGATCCGCCTCGGGGTCGACGCCCATCAGTCGGTACAGGCCCTTCTCCACCCGCCAGTGCTTCGGCGAGGTGAGGATGTGGGCCATGTAGTCGCCCA
This genomic window from Actinospica robiniae DSM 44927 contains:
- the kdpA gene encoding potassium-transporting ATPase subunit KdpA, with the protein product MSVATSGWLQAGLLVFALAVTYRPLGDYMAHILTSPKHWRVEKGLYRLMGVDPEADQTWPVYIRSVLAISVVGMLLLYLILRIQDHLMMSLGMPPMQADLAYNTAASFVANTNWQNYVGESTLGYTAQFLGLAVQNFVSAAVGICIVAALIRGFVRTKTDRLGNFWVDLTRLNLRLLLPISVVLGLVLIAAGLPQELSNHLTTVNTVTGGSQSLYTGATGSQEVIKLLGTNGGGIFNANSAHPFENPNGFTNWLEVYLMLMIAFSLPRTFGKMVGSHKQGYVILSVMGIIWVASAGFMTWAEERHWGSALAVAGSSMNGKEVRLGVPGSTLFATTSTLTSTGAVNSMHDSYTALGGGTAIFNMMLGEIAPGGTGSGLYGMLILAIVTVFVAGLMVGRTPEYLGKKIRPAEMKYAALYILATPSVALAFTGIAMATTTARNSMNNSGPHGFSEVLYAFTSMSNNNGSAFAGLTGNTDFYNTMGGLAMLLGRFLPMIFVLALAGSLAKQKHTPASVGTLKTHTPLFAGLLTGVIFIVVGLTYFPALALGPLAEGLK